A window of Variovorax sp. PBL-E5 contains these coding sequences:
- a CDS encoding ABC transporter permease — MPWLVPEAPDMSMLGQLVFSGLAMGSLYALVALGLIMVFKSTNLINFAYGQMAMLSTFFGYTLLAQLGVGYAFAFLGALVFSALLAVLVQQMLRPAKSGSSVIVATLALYMIFSAVAGLIWGWDPQPFPTVFEGKPFALFGIVVSREDLFNLAVTVLLMLLLFGFFKFTMTGIAMRALSQNVTASSLMGISVDRMFAMTWGLSGILGGVAGFLVAPTTFLDTNMMSVLLLKAFTAAVLGGFTSYPGVVIGGLVLGILENLVAGYVSTDLKDTFSFVLLLAVLCVRPEGILGKRVRMLGRKSSDDHSPFDSSSTGLSTARKAALVTLAIAFPLVFQDNSYVLYFACLVGIYMVVAIGLDFLIGYTGQISLGHAALFAIGAYSSALLTIRLGLPFWLALPAAGVVAGLAGLLLGLSALRLSGLYLAIATLGLGEALPQILLKWDEVTNGYNGLKPAKPAFGSFVLDSEFKLYFLILAVVVLAVWVTSNILRSKIGRAFIASRDSEAGAEAMGIPIAKYRILAFVLSAFLAGVAGSLYAHVVGFISPSDFNSWVSLTFLCMVFVGGIGSIAGAMLGAAFMTAVPQIFAGSKSLSGILFGGALLIIILFFPKGLAGIYQVGARFVERFIPAKVAARRAEP, encoded by the coding sequence GTGCCATGGCTGGTCCCGGAGGCGCCCGACATGAGCATGCTCGGGCAATTGGTCTTCAGCGGTCTGGCGATGGGCAGCCTCTATGCGCTGGTCGCGCTGGGCCTGATCATGGTGTTCAAGTCCACCAACCTCATCAACTTCGCGTATGGCCAGATGGCCATGCTCTCCACCTTCTTCGGCTACACGCTGCTCGCCCAACTGGGCGTCGGCTATGCCTTCGCATTCCTCGGCGCGCTGGTCTTCTCGGCACTGCTGGCTGTCCTCGTGCAACAGATGTTGCGGCCTGCGAAGAGCGGTTCTTCCGTCATCGTGGCCACGCTGGCGCTGTACATGATCTTCTCGGCGGTGGCGGGGCTGATCTGGGGCTGGGATCCGCAACCGTTTCCGACCGTGTTCGAAGGCAAGCCCTTCGCCCTGTTCGGCATCGTCGTCAGCCGGGAGGACCTGTTCAACCTTGCTGTCACCGTCCTGTTGATGCTGCTCCTGTTCGGATTCTTCAAGTTCACGATGACCGGCATCGCCATGCGAGCACTGTCGCAGAACGTGACCGCGTCGAGCCTGATGGGCATCAGCGTCGATCGCATGTTCGCGATGACCTGGGGGCTGAGCGGCATCCTGGGCGGCGTCGCGGGCTTCCTTGTCGCGCCCACCACCTTCCTCGACACCAACATGATGTCGGTGCTGTTGCTCAAGGCATTCACCGCGGCCGTGCTGGGTGGCTTCACCAGCTATCCGGGTGTCGTGATCGGCGGTCTCGTGCTGGGCATCCTCGAGAACCTGGTGGCAGGCTATGTGTCGACCGATCTCAAGGACACTTTCTCGTTCGTGCTGCTGCTGGCCGTGCTCTGCGTTCGGCCGGAGGGCATCCTCGGCAAACGGGTCAGGATGCTGGGAAGGAAGTCTTCCGACGATCATTCGCCTTTCGACTCCAGCAGCACGGGTCTTTCCACGGCGCGCAAGGCGGCCCTCGTGACTTTGGCGATTGCGTTTCCGCTGGTATTCCAGGACAACAGCTACGTCCTGTATTTCGCCTGCCTCGTCGGGATCTACATGGTCGTCGCGATCGGGCTCGACTTCCTGATCGGCTACACCGGACAGATCTCGCTCGGCCATGCCGCTCTCTTTGCGATCGGCGCGTATTCGTCGGCATTGCTGACGATCCGTCTCGGCCTGCCTTTCTGGCTCGCGTTGCCTGCTGCCGGCGTCGTCGCCGGACTGGCCGGGCTGTTGCTCGGGCTCTCGGCACTTCGGCTGTCGGGGCTGTACCTCGCCATTGCCACGCTGGGACTGGGCGAAGCGTTGCCTCAGATTCTCCTGAAATGGGATGAGGTCACCAATGGCTACAACGGGCTGAAGCCCGCGAAACCAGCCTTCGGCTCGTTCGTGCTCGACAGCGAATTCAAGCTCTACTTCTTGATCCTCGCGGTTGTGGTCCTGGCGGTGTGGGTCACGAGCAATATCCTGCGCTCCAAGATCGGTCGCGCTTTCATCGCGTCGCGGGACAGCGAAGCGGGTGCCGAAGCGATGGGCATCCCGATTGCAAAGTACCGCATCCTGGCCTTCGTACTCAGCGCATTCTTGGCCGGCGTGGCGGGCAGCCTCTATGCGCATGTGGTCGGTTTCATCAGTCCGTCGGACTTCAACAGCTGGGTCTCGTTGACCTTCCTCTGCATGGTCTTCGTCGGCGGTATCGGAAGCATTGCGGGTGCCATGCTCGGCGCGGCCTTCATGACCGCCGTTCCCCAGATCTTCGCCGGCAGCAAGAGCCTTTCGGGCATCCTCTTCGGCGGCGCCCTGCTGATCATCATCCTGTTCTTTCCCAAGGGCCTGGCCGGCATCTATCAGGTCGGGGCCAGATTCGTCGAACGCTTCATTCCCGCGAAGGTCGCTGCAAGGCGGGCCGAGCCATGA
- a CDS encoding ABC transporter ATP-binding protein, whose amino-acid sequence MTRGTGQPLLEIAGLSISFGGLKAIDSLDLVVDEGAIVGLIGPNGAGKTTVFNCIARYYKPDSGRITMGGFDLLSARPHEVLPRGIARTFQNMELFKSMTVQDNLLVGQHGAIKAGFCSAALSLGKSRASEAAVRRRAAEVMNRFGLSPYAHSTVTSLPYGVQKMVEFGRALVSSPRLILLDEPAAGLNPSETKELTKLIRQLRDEDGISVLLVEHDMGLVRSICDEICVVDFGKRIAHGTPEEISRDARVIEAYLGKQNEEEVAHAGA is encoded by the coding sequence ATGACCCGCGGTACTGGGCAACCACTCCTCGAGATCGCCGGTCTGTCAATAAGCTTCGGCGGATTGAAGGCCATCGATTCGCTCGACCTCGTCGTCGACGAAGGCGCCATCGTGGGGCTCATTGGCCCGAACGGCGCCGGCAAGACGACCGTGTTCAATTGCATCGCGCGCTATTACAAGCCCGACAGCGGCCGCATCACGATGGGCGGCTTCGACCTGCTTTCCGCGCGTCCGCACGAAGTCCTGCCGCGGGGCATCGCGAGAACCTTTCAGAACATGGAACTCTTCAAGAGCATGACGGTTCAGGACAACCTCCTGGTCGGCCAGCACGGTGCCATCAAGGCCGGCTTCTGCAGTGCAGCCTTGTCCCTCGGCAAGTCGCGTGCGAGCGAAGCGGCGGTCAGGCGCAGGGCGGCCGAGGTCATGAACCGGTTCGGCCTTTCGCCTTATGCTCATTCGACGGTGACTTCACTGCCCTACGGCGTGCAGAAGATGGTGGAGTTCGGTCGCGCATTGGTGTCTTCCCCGCGGCTCATTCTCCTGGACGAACCGGCGGCCGGTCTCAACCCGAGCGAGACAAAAGAACTCACGAAACTGATTCGTCAACTGCGAGACGAAGACGGCATCTCCGTCCTGCTCGTGGAGCATGACATGGGTCTGGTGCGCAGTATCTGCGACGAGATCTGCGTCGTCGACTTCGGCAAGCGCATCGCGCACGGCACACCCGAAGAGATCAGCCGCGACGCCCGCGTCATCGAGGCCTATCTCGGCAAACAGAACGAGGAAGAGGTCGCGCATGCTGGTGCTTGA
- a CDS encoding ABC transporter ATP-binding protein produces MLVLDDIHASYGSVKALKGISLRVEKSAVVALLGANGAGKSTILKSISNLLRPRSGAISFEGERIERSKPERIVERGIVMVPEGRQVFPELTVAENLRLGSYTRRDRAEVARDLDDVLQLFPILKSKLASMAGTLSGGQQQMLAIGRGLMAKPKLLLLDEPSLGLAPILVQEIFSIIRAINKRGTTILLVEQNANMALDISDYAYVLETGEISCEGPAAELKRNDEVRRSYLGG; encoded by the coding sequence ATGCTGGTGCTTGACGACATCCACGCGAGCTACGGCAGCGTCAAGGCGCTCAAGGGCATTTCGCTGCGGGTCGAGAAGAGTGCGGTCGTCGCGCTGCTGGGCGCCAACGGCGCGGGCAAGTCCACCATCCTGAAGAGCATCAGCAACCTGCTGCGCCCGCGCAGTGGTGCGATCAGCTTCGAGGGCGAACGCATCGAGCGTTCGAAACCTGAACGCATCGTCGAACGCGGAATCGTGATGGTGCCGGAGGGCCGCCAGGTCTTTCCGGAGCTGACGGTGGCAGAGAACCTCAGGCTCGGCAGCTATACGCGCCGGGATCGCGCCGAAGTCGCGCGCGATCTCGACGACGTGCTGCAACTCTTCCCGATCCTGAAGAGCAAGCTCGCGAGCATGGCTGGAACATTGAGCGGTGGCCAGCAGCAGATGCTCGCCATCGGCCGCGGCCTCATGGCCAAACCCAAGTTGCTGTTGCTGGACGAACCTTCGCTGGGCCTGGCCCCGATCCTGGTCCAGGAAATCTTCTCGATCATCCGTGCGATCAACAAGCGTGGAACGACCATTCTGCTGGTCGAGCAGAACGCCAACATGGCGCTCGATATCTCCGACTACGCGTATGTCCTCGAAACGGGCGAGATCTCCTGCGAAGGCCCGGCAGCCGAACTCAAGCGCAACGAC